A region from the Arachis ipaensis cultivar K30076 chromosome B01, Araip1.1, whole genome shotgun sequence genome encodes:
- the LOC107612189 gene encoding uncharacterized protein LOC107612189, with protein sequence MSWNVRGVASCAFRRTLKEFLRQYNLDIVILLETKVSGNNARRIIQGAGFNYFIIEEAQSFIRGIWICWKDNSISITTLESNQQFIHTRVQRHNQDPWCLTAVYASPQPNNRRVIWQSIERTAKNMGEPWLLIGDFNEIKDGTEKKGGRPIDLRMCRNFANWIDRCGLVDLGFIETRFTWRGPQWEGYDRVFKRLDRALSNPSWRTKFQEAVVKVLPRTKSDHHPPLLMKNEGTDCRNGRPFIFEAMWSMHPDFRPFLEKHWKEDIMFIQNLNSLKKDLSKWNKEVFGNIFKTKRRLLNRINGIQKSISYGKNHFLDNLETNLKRELEDILDKEEALWLKKSREQWMVEGDRNTKFYHTKAIIRRRKNKIHKLRDANENWIEEKQELKDHIINSYKRLYQEEVIITPLRIDNINMPNLDPLVCRNMEMIPTDMEIKKLLLSIGSLKAPGEDRFPAIFFKNN encoded by the coding sequence atgtCTTGGAATGTTAGAGGTGTGGCTAGTTGTGCCTTTAGACGCACCTTAAAAGAATTCTTAAGACAATACAATCTTGACATTGTGATCCTGTTGGAAACAAAAGTTAGCGGTAATAATGCTAGAAGAATTATCCAAGGTGCTGGTTTCAACTATTTCATTATTGAGGAAGCTCAAAGTTTTATAAGAGGAATTTGGATATGCTGGAAGGACAACAGTATCTCTATTACAACATTAGAATCTAACCAGCAATTCATACATACAAGAGTGCAGCGTCACAACCAAGATCCCTGGTGCCTCACAGCGGTTTATGCAAGTCCACaaccaaataatagaagagtGATTTGGCAGAGTATTGAAAGAACAGCAAAAAACATGGGAGAACCTTGGCTGTTAATAGGAGATTTTAACGAGATAAAAGATGGCACTGAGAAAAAAGGTGGCAGACCTATTGATCTTAGAATGTGTAGAAATTTTGCTAATTGGATCGATAGATGCGGATTAGTAGATCTAGGATTTATAGAAACTAGGTTTACCTGGAGAGGGCCGCAATGGGAAGGATACGACAGAGTTTTCAAAAGATTGGATAGGGCTCTATCTAATCCCTCGTGGAGAACCAAATTTCAAGAAGCAGTTGTTAAAGTCCTGCCTAGAACCAAATCTGACCACCATCCTCCTTTGTTAATGAAAAATGAAGGAACAGATTGTAGGAATGGCAGACCTTTCATATTCGAAGCTATGTGGTCAATGCACCCGGATTTCAGGCCGTTTTTGGAAAAACATTGGAAAGAGGACATCATGTTCATTCAAAACCTCAACAGTCTCAAAAAAGATCTAAGTAAATGGAACAAAGAGGTCTTCGGAAATATCTTCAAGACAAAGAGAAGACTTTTAAACAGAATCAATGGCATCCAAAAAAGCATTAGCTATGGGAAAAACCATTTTTTGGATAATTTGGAAACAAACCTAAAAAGAGAATTAGAAGACATTCTTGACAAAGAGGAAGCTCTCTGGCTCAAAAAATCTAGAGAGCAGTGGATGGTTGAAGGGGATAGAAACACAAAGTTCTATCACACTAAAGCCattataagaagaagaaagaacaagATTCACAAGCTTAGAGATGCTAATGAAAATTGGATAGAGGAGAAACAAGAACTGAAAGATCACATCATTAATTCCTATAAAAGACTTTACCAAGAAGAGGTAATTATCACTCCGCTACGGATAGATAATATAAACATGCCTAACTTGGACCCTTTGGTTTGCAGGAATATGGAGATGATACCAACAGATATGGAGATCAAAAAGCTCCTTTTAAGCATTGGTTCCCTCAAGGCTCCAGGAGAGGATAGATTCCCAGCCATTTTCTTTAAAAACAACTAG